In Vigna unguiculata cultivar IT97K-499-35 chromosome 3, ASM411807v1, whole genome shotgun sequence, a single genomic region encodes these proteins:
- the LOC114178706 gene encoding beta-xylosidase/alpha-L-arabinofuranosidase 2-like, whose translation MACAGNKVYVLLSFFVTTLLLLSCDGVWGQTSAIFACDVEKNPALGGYAFCDKSLGVKERVADLVGRLTLQEKIGNLVNAAVDVSRLGIPKYEWWSEALHGVSNVGPGTRFSNVIPGATSFPMPILTAASFNTSLFEIIGRVVSTEARAMNNVGLAGLTYWSPNINIFRDPRWGRGLETPGEDPVLTSKYAAGYVKGLQQTDGGDPNRLKVAACCKHYTAYDVDNWKGIQRYTFNAVVSKQDLEDTFQPPFKSCVIDGNVASVMCSYNKVNGKPTCADPDLLKGVIRGEWKLNGYIVSDCDSVEVLYKDQHYTKTPEEAAAKSILAGLDLNCGRYLGQYTEGAVKQGLIDEASINNAVSNNFATLMRLGFFDGNPSKQPYGNLGPKDVCTPANRELAREAARQGIVLLKNSPGSLPLNAKAIKSLAVIGPNANATRVMIGNYEGIPCKYTSPLQGLTALVPTSYAAGCLDARCPNPVLDDAKKIAASADATVIVAGASLDIEAESLDRTNILLPGQQQLLVTEVAKASKGPVILVIMSGGGMDVSFAKTNDKITSILWVGYPGEAGGAAIADVIFGFHNPSGRLPMTWYPQSYVEKVPMTNMNMRPDPATGYPGRTYRFYKGETVFSFGDGLSYSSIVHKLIKAPQMVSVPLAEDHVCRFSECKSLDADGELCENLFIDINLRVKNKGNLNSGHTVFLFSTPPAVHNAPQKHLLGFEKVQLMGKSETLVRFKVDVCKDLSIVDELGNRKVALGQHLLHVGNLKHPLSVMI comes from the exons ATGGCCTGTGCTGGAAACAAAGTCTATGTTTTGCTGAGTTTCTTTGTGACAacgttgttgttgttgagtTGTGATGGTGTTTGGGGGCAGACATCTGCGATCTTTGCCTGTGATGTTGAGAAGAACCCTGCTTTGGGGGGTTATGCGTTCTGTGACAAGTCTTTGGGGGTGAAAGAGAGGGTGGCAGACCTTGTGGGGAGGTTGACATTGCAAGAGAAAATAGGGAACTTGGTGAATGCTGCAGTGGATGTGAGTAGGCTTGGGATTCCCAAGTATGAATGGTGGTCAGAAGCACTTCATGGAGTGTCCAATGTTGGTCCAGGAACGCGCTTCTCCAACGTGATTCCTGGTGCAACCAGTTTTCCCATGCCTATTCTCACTGCAGCTTCTTTCAACACTTCCTTGTTTGAAATAATTGGAAGG GTGGTTTCAACGGAAGCCAGAGCAATGAACAATGTGGGGTTGGCTGGTTTGACATATTGGTCACCAAACATAAACATATTCAGAGATCCAAGATGGGGAAGAGGTCTGGAAACACCAGGGGAAGACCCTGTGCTCACAAGCAAATATGCAGCAGGGTATGTCAAAGGTCTTCAACAAACAGATGGTGGGGACCCCAACAGGCTCAAGGTTGCTGCTTGTTGCAAACATTACACAGCCTATGATGTTGATAACTGGAAAGGAATTCAGCGTTACACCTTCAATGCTGTG GTGTCAAAGCAAGATTTGGAGGACACATTCCAACCACCATTCAAGAGCTGTGTGATTGATGGCAATGTGGCCAGTGTGATGTGTTCCTACAACAAGGTTAATGGAAAGCCAACTTGTGCAGACCCTGACCTCCTTAAGGGTGTTATCCGGGGTGAATGGAAACTAAATGG ATATATAGTTTCTGACTGTGACTCTGTAGAAGTGCTTTACAAAGATCAGCATTACACCAAGACACCTGAAGAAGCAGCAGCCAAATCCATTCTGGCTG GGTTGGACTTGAACTGTGGAAGATATCTTGGCCAATATACAGAAGGTGCTGTGAAGCAAGGGCTTATAGATGAAGCATCCATTAATAACGCTGTCTCCAACAACTTTGCCACATTGATGCGTCTTGGATTCTTTGATGGTAACCCAAGCAAGCAACCTTATGGAAATCTAGGTCCAAAAGATGTCTGCACTCCAGCAAACCGGGAACTTGCCCGTGAAGCTGCAAGGCAAGGGATTGTGCTGCTTAAAAACAGTCCAGGATCATTGCCTCTCAATGCCAAAGCCATTAAATCATTAGCAGTTATTGGACCCAATGCTAATGCCACAAGGGTCATGATTGGAAACTATGAAG GCATTCCATGCAAGTACACATCACCCTTGCAAGGCCTAACAGCTTTAGTTCCTACAAGCTATGCTGCTGGCTGTCTTGATGCGCGGTGTCCGAATCCAGTACTAGATGATGCCAAAAAGATTGCAGCCTCTGCAGATGCCACAGTGATTGTAGCTGGTGCAAGTTTAGACATAGAGGCAGAAAGTCTAGACAGAACCAACATTCTTCTTCCTGGACAACAGCAACTTCTGGTTACTGAAGTGGCAAAGGCATCCAAGGGACCTGTGATTCTTGTCATAATGTCTGGAGGAGGCATGGATGTGTCCTTTGCCAAAACCAATGACAAAATCACAAGCATCTTGTGGGTTGGTTACCCTGGAGAAGCTGGTGGAGCTGCCATAGCTGATGTGATCTTTGGTTTTCATAATCCAA GTGGTAGACTACCTATGACATGGTATCCACAATCATATGTAGAGAAAGTGCCAATGACCAACATGAACATGAGGCCAGATCCTGCCACAGGTTACCCTGGTAGAACATACAGATTCTATAAAGGGGAAACTGTTTTCTCATTTGGGGATGGTTTAAGCTACTCAAGTATTGTGCATAAGTTAATTAAAGCCCCTCAGATGGTGTCTGTTCCCCTAGCTGAGGATCATGTGTGCCGTTTCTCAGAATGCAAGTCACTTGATGCTGATGGTGAACTTTGTGAGAACTTGTTCATTGATATCAACCTCAGGGTGAAGAACAAGGGGAATCTGAACAGTGGTCATACAGTGTTTTTGTTCTCTACTCCCCCTGCAGTGCACAATGCACCTCAGAAACACTTGCTTGGTTTTGAGAAAGTTCAATTGATGGGAAAATCAGAAACACTGGTTAGGTTCAAAGTAGATGTTTGTAAAGATTTGAGTATAGTTGATGAACTTGGCAACAGAAAAGTTGCCTTAGGACAGCATCTGCTTCATGTGGGGAATTTGAAGCATCCTTTGAGTGTGATGATTTGA